The following are encoded in a window of Roseivirga misakiensis genomic DNA:
- a CDS encoding FkbM family methyltransferase, which translates to MTSDYLISDLKIIKHGAQVVLFGAGASGVFVFKKIRANRSDVQVLAFIDDLKTGEISKIPVQKFNEIPDDVIVLVTTSYWRDVVQRLEQTNLTFYVVDLLSGESETKKIRRVLQNREIHFYTPNKYLLQVSENFETIENCTTDWINSFETDAVFYDVGASSGIYAIYAAVVKGAIAVAVEPDAQNFSILEMNHYLNRKSMVNRFVSLNLGLGDTPSVLGLRCQDYLAGAHGKVFDMSNRDQQKEMRVDHIQYTLVETLDHLLSRYKLPAPEYMKIDVDGAEMNVLNGAADLLQGNKVKQIMIEVEVNEFEAVSSRLSSFGFKLVDRFSIREIIGGEISGIHNYLFEKGY; encoded by the coding sequence ATGACCAGCGATTATCTGATTTCAGATTTAAAAATTATAAAACATGGTGCCCAAGTGGTCTTGTTTGGCGCTGGTGCCTCAGGTGTTTTTGTATTCAAAAAGATAAGAGCTAACAGGTCTGATGTTCAGGTGCTGGCCTTTATTGACGATTTGAAGACTGGCGAAATATCGAAAATCCCAGTTCAAAAATTCAATGAGATACCAGACGATGTCATTGTGCTGGTCACCACTTCCTATTGGCGTGATGTAGTTCAAAGACTGGAGCAAACCAACCTGACCTTTTACGTAGTGGATTTGTTGTCTGGTGAATCCGAAACCAAGAAGATCAGAAGGGTGCTGCAAAACCGCGAGATTCATTTTTATACGCCCAATAAATACTTATTGCAGGTGTCAGAAAATTTTGAAACCATCGAAAATTGTACTACCGATTGGATCAACAGTTTTGAGACTGATGCTGTGTTTTACGATGTAGGTGCCTCTTCCGGTATATATGCGATTTATGCTGCAGTAGTAAAAGGTGCTATTGCGGTCGCTGTAGAACCTGATGCTCAGAATTTTTCAATTCTGGAGATGAATCACTATCTCAACAGGAAGAGCATGGTAAATCGATTTGTATCGTTGAACCTTGGGTTAGGAGATACCCCCTCTGTTTTGGGGCTAAGATGTCAGGATTATCTGGCAGGTGCTCACGGCAAGGTGTTCGACATGTCTAACAGGGACCAGCAGAAGGAAATGAGGGTAGATCACATTCAGTATACGCTGGTGGAAACACTCGATCATTTGTTATCCAGATATAAATTGCCTGCCCCTGAATACATGAAGATAGATGTGGATGGTGCGGAAATGAATGTTTTAAACGGTGCAGCTGACTTGCTTCAGGGTAATAAGGTAAAGCAAATAATGATTGAGGTAGAGGTGAATGAGTTTGAGGCAGTCAGTTCGAGGCTCAGTTCCTTTGGATTTAAGCTCGTGGATCGCTTTTCAATTCGAGAAATCATAGGAGGTGAAATTTCTGGAATACATAATTACCTATTTGAAAAGGGATATTAG
- a CDS encoding phytanoyl-CoA dioxygenase family protein, with protein sequence MTDNSLLFRELDNQDLQNFRNDGFCLKSDFVNQSFVDKIRDKAKSVFARQITAQNIELESLEDVHFEKALYALFKKDFHAFIGAAKLCQHTMELHQLAIADDLINNLKVLGLEEPAICVKPIIFFNSRHISKIEGHYKTPGHQDWRSMQGSINSMVVWIPLMDLNRELGTLEIVPGSHRSGLYKSEEDEWFRNIPESEIPESEYVSIDVKKGDALFFSSFLVHRSGNNSSENIRWSMHFRYNDMNESTFIERKFPHPYKVYHPEKGLVTPDFPKRQDLAKVFL encoded by the coding sequence ATGACCGATAATTCATTGCTTTTCAGAGAACTTGATAATCAAGACCTTCAGAATTTTAGGAATGATGGTTTTTGTCTTAAAAGTGATTTCGTGAACCAGTCTTTTGTTGACAAAATAAGAGATAAAGCTAAATCTGTTTTTGCCAGACAAATTACTGCGCAAAATATTGAATTAGAATCGCTCGAAGATGTTCATTTCGAAAAGGCATTGTATGCCTTATTTAAGAAAGACTTTCATGCCTTTATTGGTGCGGCAAAACTTTGTCAACACACAATGGAGTTGCACCAGTTGGCCATTGCAGATGATCTTATCAATAACCTTAAAGTATTGGGTTTAGAAGAACCGGCTATCTGTGTTAAGCCAATCATTTTCTTTAACTCAAGACATATTTCCAAGATAGAAGGCCACTATAAAACACCAGGCCATCAGGATTGGAGAAGCATGCAGGGGAGCATCAATTCAATGGTGGTTTGGATACCCTTAATGGACCTCAATAGAGAGCTGGGTACGCTGGAAATTGTTCCAGGCTCTCATAGAAGCGGACTGTATAAAAGTGAAGAAGATGAATGGTTCAGAAATATACCTGAATCAGAAATACCAGAGAGCGAATATGTTTCCATAGATGTTAAGAAAGGAGACGCCCTATTCTTTTCTTCGTTTTTAGTCCATAGATCAGGTAATAATTCATCAGAAAACATTAGGTGGTCGATGCACTTCAGATATAATGACATGAATGAATCGACTTTCATTGAAAGAAAATTTCCTCACCCCTACAAGGTTTATCACCCCGAAAAAGGCTTGGTAACTCCAGATTTCCCTAAAAGACAAGACTTAGCTAAGGTATTCTTATGA
- a CDS encoding glycoside hydrolase family protein has product MNWEKEGLIFKPNRIYYWQNSHAALPTALFLKDDTYRIYFTSRDQQNRTFVGYFDWDVVTNKITNQSSEYPLLAPGPLGHFDDHGVQATSVVRNNDMVYMYYLGWNPALTKPLFYTAIGLAISTDGGQTFEKYSPAPIMSRGQHDPWMVSGGTVIKENDLWRMWYLSGIDFTIEDEEAISRYNIKYAESKDGIDWIREGFTSLPLKGGETNISRMSILKIDGEYKAWYPVKKRETSGYRLGFAKSADGLQWDRQDHLVGITVSGEGWDSIALDKQEVIFHKGRYYMLYNGNSFGKDGIGLAISEG; this is encoded by the coding sequence TTGAACTGGGAGAAAGAAGGGCTAATATTCAAGCCTAATCGTATTTACTACTGGCAAAATTCTCATGCTGCGCTTCCTACAGCGCTTTTTCTAAAAGACGACACCTATAGAATTTACTTTACCTCCAGAGACCAGCAAAATAGAACCTTTGTGGGTTATTTTGACTGGGATGTGGTCACCAACAAGATTACAAATCAAAGCTCAGAGTATCCATTACTTGCACCAGGTCCCTTGGGACATTTTGATGATCATGGGGTACAAGCCACATCTGTGGTTCGTAATAATGACATGGTCTACATGTACTATTTGGGTTGGAATCCAGCACTCACCAAGCCACTTTTTTATACTGCCATTGGTTTGGCCATCAGCACAGATGGAGGTCAGACCTTTGAAAAGTATTCGCCTGCTCCTATCATGTCAAGAGGCCAGCATGACCCATGGATGGTTTCGGGTGGCACCGTAATCAAAGAGAATGATTTATGGAGGATGTGGTACCTTTCGGGCATTGATTTCACCATAGAAGATGAAGAGGCCATTTCTCGTTACAACATTAAGTATGCGGAATCAAAAGACGGTATTGATTGGATTCGTGAAGGTTTCACATCTTTACCTTTGAAAGGTGGAGAAACCAATATTTCAAGGATGTCTATTTTGAAAATAGATGGTGAATACAAAGCTTGGTATCCAGTAAAAAAGAGAGAAACTTCCGGCTATAGATTGGGTTTCGCCAAATCGGCAGATGGCTTACAATGGGATAGACAAGATCATTTGGTGGGTATCACAGTCTCTGGCGAAGGGTGGGACTCTATCGCCCTCGACAAGCAAGAGGTGATTTTTCATAAAGGCAGGTATTACATGCTTTACAATGGAAACTCATTTGGGAAAGACGGAATCGGTTTGGCAATTTCGGAAGGATGA
- a CDS encoding acyltransferase, translating to MEELDKLQEQLIRLHKRLRDETQAKFGRVNPFVEDLTDWKERGAYLFGEGKNITVYNTASLCGDVKVGDNTWIGPYTAIDGTAGVKIGSFCSISSGVQIVTHDSVKYALSGGKVPYELGPIQIGNNCFIGTNAMVTKGVTIGDHCLIGAGAIVTSDIPSYSIAVGIPARVKGRVKVTGDKVELLYD from the coding sequence ATGGAAGAGCTTGATAAACTACAGGAACAACTCATCAGACTGCACAAGCGCTTAAGAGATGAGACTCAGGCAAAGTTTGGTAGGGTAAACCCTTTTGTGGAAGATCTTACAGATTGGAAAGAGAGAGGGGCTTACTTATTTGGTGAAGGGAAAAATATAACGGTATATAATACCGCTTCTTTATGTGGCGATGTGAAGGTAGGCGATAATACATGGATTGGGCCTTATACAGCCATTGATGGCACCGCTGGTGTTAAAATAGGCTCTTTTTGTTCTATCTCTTCGGGCGTTCAAATTGTGACTCACGACTCAGTAAAGTATGCGCTAAGTGGAGGAAAAGTGCCCTATGAACTAGGACCTATTCAAATTGGCAATAATTGCTTTATCGGAACCAATGCCATGGTTACAAAAGGTGTTACCATAGGGGATCATTGCCTTATTGGCGCAGGGGCTATAGTTACATCTGATATCCCCTCTTACTCAATCGCTGTAGGAATTCCGGCACGTGTCAAAGGAAGGGTAAAGGTTACTGGTGATAAGGTTGAATTACTCTACGACTGA
- a CDS encoding polysaccharide deacetylase WbmS family protein has protein sequence MNFIHFKDIDLSQPISWRSKALLSFDIDWAIDEVVHELIDLLDERKVKATFFITHKSETVDRIRSLDHLEVGIHPNFNPLIGQEPTADSARISLERLLNLAPEACVLRSHGMTHSGRWLPLYKELGIKFLSQYYMGGVSTIQPFAHINGLVEAPVFFADDGYAFFKEEGRSFNTAQLFRSDYKYLRVFNFHPIHIKLNTPTLSHYNNARSDFKDMDALNKRQYEGYGVRNIFTRLINSYDR, from the coding sequence ATGAATTTCATACATTTCAAGGACATTGACCTGAGTCAACCAATTAGTTGGCGATCAAAAGCCCTTCTAAGCTTTGATATTGATTGGGCTATAGATGAGGTGGTACATGAGCTGATCGATTTACTAGATGAGCGAAAAGTAAAAGCTACTTTTTTCATAACGCACAAAAGCGAAACGGTCGATAGAATTCGTAGTTTAGACCATCTTGAAGTGGGTATTCACCCCAATTTCAATCCACTTATAGGGCAAGAGCCAACAGCAGATTCTGCAAGGATATCACTAGAGCGATTATTGAATTTGGCGCCAGAAGCTTGTGTTTTAAGAAGTCATGGAATGACACATAGTGGTCGATGGTTACCCTTGTACAAGGAGCTTGGTATAAAGTTTCTCAGTCAATACTACATGGGGGGCGTGAGTACCATTCAACCTTTTGCCCATATCAATGGATTGGTGGAGGCTCCTGTTTTTTTTGCAGATGATGGATACGCCTTTTTCAAAGAGGAAGGTAGAAGTTTTAATACTGCTCAACTGTTTCGATCCGATTACAAATACCTGAGGGTATTTAATTTTCACCCGATTCATATTAAATTAAACACACCGACACTAAGCCATTACAATAACGCCAGATCCGATTTTAAAGACATGGATGCTTTAAACAAAAGGCAGTATGAAGGGTATGGCGTTCGAAACATATTCACTCGATTAATAAACAGCTATGACCGATAA